The following proteins are co-located in the Camelus bactrianus isolate YW-2024 breed Bactrian camel chromosome 30, ASM4877302v1, whole genome shotgun sequence genome:
- the SKA1 gene encoding SKA complex subunit 1, with the protein MASSDLEQLCSHINEKIGNIKKTLSLRNCGQEPTLKTILNKIGDEIIVVNELLNKLESEIEYQEQTSNSLKELCESLEEDYKDVEHLKENIPPHLPPVTVTQNFVSGSDLDPEEPVKVEEPAPTKKPLKEQRNIKEMPFITSDDFSGVPAYMKSRLTYCQINDVIKEINKAVVSKYKILHQPKKSMNSVARNLYHRFIDEETKETKGHYFIVEADIKEFTTLKVDKRFHVILNILRHCRRLSEVRGGGLTRYVIT; encoded by the exons ATGGCCTCCTCAGATCTGGAACAACTATGCTCTCATATTAATGAAAAGATTGGCAATATTAAAAAAACTCTGTCATTAAGAAATTGTG gTCAAGAACCTACCTTGAAgactatattaaataaaataggagATGAGATCATTGTAGTAAATGAACTTCTAAATAAACTGGAATCAGAAATTGAGTATCAAGAACAAACCAGCAATTCACTCAAG gaactCTGTGAATCTCTTGAAGAAGATTATAAAGATGTGGAACATCTCAAAGAGAACATTCCTCCCCATTTGCCCCCAGTAACAGTAACCCAGAACTT TGTTAGTGGATCAGATCTTGACCCTGAAGAACCAGTCAAAGTTGAAGAACCCGCACCCACAAAGAAGCCcctaaaagaacaaagaaatattaaggaaatgCCATTTATAACTTCTGATGACTTCAGTGGTGTTCCTGC gtACATGAAATCCCGCTTAACCTATTGTCAAATTAATGATGTTATTAAAGAAATCAACAAGGCAGTAGTTAGTAAATATAAGATCCTACATCAACCAAAAAAGTCTATGAATTCTGTGGCCAGAAATCTGTATCACCGATTTATTGATGAAGAAACGAAGGAAACCAAAG GGCATTATTTTATAGTGGAAGCTGACATAAAGGAGTTCACAACCTTGAAAGTTGACAAGAGGTTTCACGTGATACTGAATATTTTACGACACTGCCGGAGGCTGTCAGAGGTCCGAGGGGGAGGACTTACCCGATATGTTATAACGTGA